A genome region from Glutamicibacter arilaitensis Re117 includes the following:
- a CDS encoding penicillin-binding transpeptidase domain-containing protein: protein MSAIRRSVVALSVASLVMGSLSACSAGAPDPAPSADALASAMNSGDFSGVQFAGSNAEEAAKALETAFGSMGEIKHTSTVSSAAEDEEEQDGVKTATVNITTVWDVDKSDKDLSYDTQAVWEFDSEAEAWKLRLDPAIFAPEFESGDYLKASFEPAARGNITDAEGASIVTNRPVIRVGMDKTHTEKENWESSAKKLAKLVDIDEKAYAQRVMAAGEKAWVEAIVLRDDATREVTDAEIKDIPGANFHNDELPLAPTRSFARPLLGSVGKATAENIEKSEGKVKAGEQIGQSGLQAAYNDTLAGTAGVSVSQYTAEHDAVAELFTTAAAAGEDVKTTLDVKLQDAADDLLAEADSNSAIVVIRPSDGSVLAASSGPVSSGLNTSLQGSYAPGSSFKVVSALAMLRDGATPSTKVKCPATAVVDGKSFKNYDGYPASAVGTIPLAEAIAQSCNTIFVNQGQDIGGKKLAEAAAALGLLAEDGTGTGAVFGSVPEDSEGTTQAANMIGQGVVESSPLGMATVMASIQAKSTVQPKLVLEPAPQAPAKPASTLTEEEAEQLSTMMAEVVDHGTLKDLKSAGSGKIIGKSGTAEYDSEKNAHAWAIAAQGDLAIAAFVEDGDGGAQSAGPLVKSMLEEAAK from the coding sequence ATGAGTGCTATTCGCCGAAGTGTTGTTGCCCTTTCCGTAGCGTCCCTTGTCATGGGTTCGCTCAGCGCCTGCAGCGCAGGTGCTCCCGATCCGGCACCTTCGGCTGATGCTTTGGCCTCGGCTATGAACAGCGGTGATTTCAGCGGCGTGCAATTCGCCGGTTCCAACGCTGAAGAAGCAGCCAAGGCATTGGAGACCGCCTTTGGCTCCATGGGCGAGATCAAGCATACGAGCACCGTGAGCTCGGCGGCCGAGGATGAAGAAGAGCAAGACGGCGTCAAGACAGCGACGGTCAATATCACCACGGTGTGGGATGTCGACAAGTCAGACAAGGACCTGAGCTACGACACCCAAGCCGTATGGGAATTCGATTCAGAGGCGGAAGCCTGGAAACTGCGCTTGGATCCAGCGATCTTCGCCCCGGAGTTTGAAAGCGGGGACTACCTCAAGGCAAGCTTCGAACCAGCTGCACGAGGCAACATCACCGATGCAGAAGGTGCAAGCATTGTCACCAACCGACCGGTGATTCGTGTTGGCATGGATAAGACCCACACCGAAAAAGAGAACTGGGAAAGCTCGGCAAAGAAGCTGGCCAAGCTCGTGGACATCGATGAAAAGGCCTATGCGCAACGAGTGATGGCAGCCGGTGAGAAAGCCTGGGTGGAAGCGATCGTCTTGCGCGATGACGCAACCCGGGAAGTCACCGACGCTGAAATCAAGGATATTCCCGGTGCCAACTTCCACAACGATGAGCTGCCGTTGGCTCCGACTCGTTCCTTCGCACGCCCGCTGCTGGGCAGCGTCGGAAAGGCTACTGCGGAGAATATTGAGAAATCAGAAGGAAAGGTCAAGGCCGGGGAGCAGATCGGCCAATCAGGTCTGCAAGCCGCCTACAACGACACCCTCGCGGGAACTGCCGGAGTTTCCGTCTCGCAGTACACCGCTGAGCATGATGCCGTAGCGGAACTGTTCACCACCGCTGCAGCAGCCGGTGAGGATGTAAAGACCACCCTGGATGTGAAACTGCAAGACGCCGCCGATGATCTGCTGGCCGAAGCTGACTCGAACTCGGCCATTGTGGTTATCCGCCCTTCTGATGGCAGCGTCCTGGCCGCCTCCTCGGGCCCGGTTTCTTCGGGGTTGAATACGTCCTTGCAAGGCTCCTATGCCCCGGGATCTTCCTTCAAGGTCGTCAGTGCCTTGGCGATGCTGCGTGATGGCGCAACACCGAGCACCAAGGTCAAATGCCCAGCGACCGCAGTGGTCGATGGCAAGAGCTTCAAGAACTATGACGGCTATCCTGCCTCGGCAGTTGGCACCATCCCGCTGGCCGAAGCCATCGCCCAGTCCTGCAACACCATCTTCGTGAATCAGGGGCAGGATATCGGCGGCAAGAAACTGGCTGAGGCAGCTGCGGCCCTCGGCCTGTTGGCAGAAGACGGAACCGGTACCGGCGCTGTCTTCGGTTCGGTGCCCGAAGACTCTGAAGGCACCACCCAAGCGGCGAACATGATTGGCCAGGGCGTGGTGGAATCATCGCCGCTGGGCATGGCCACCGTGATGGCCTCGATCCAGGCAAAGTCCACGGTGCAGCCCAAGCTCGTGCTGGAACCGGCACCACAAGCACCAGCCAAGCCGGCCTCCACGCTGACTGAAGAGGAAGCTGAGCAGCTGTCCACCATGATGGCCGAGGTCGTGGACCACGGAACCTTGAAGGACTTGAAGTCAGCAGGCAGCGGCAAGATCATCGGCAAGAGCGGCACCGCTGAATACGACAGTGAGAAGAACGCGCACGCGTGGGCTATCGCAGCCCAAGGCGATCTGGCGATTGCCGCGTTTGTTGAGGACGGAGATGGCGGCGCCCAGTCCGCCGGACCGCTGGTGAAGTCCATGCTGGAAGAAGCCGCCAAGTAG
- a CDS encoding ROK family transcriptional regulator, whose product MLSHGSAILPSHGREHNLSLVLQTLADQGALSRADLARATGLTRVTVSELVAELLHRSHVIETGTQEGKRPGKPSTLVDLNRPGLRIIGVDLSGIIPFRAAIMDLDGVILQSFSSQGRGATGQDAADQLLELLDTALAQCQVPVLGIGIGSPGVVTDKGIVLSAEKFGWRDYDLRSAVEQATGISTHVLNDADCAILAEHTFGQGSGHMILLRLGRGVGCGVITHNTLVRGAGFAAGELGHVRLHAQDTAECSCGNIGCLETCISLPAIWKALSEGQPKNQLDQQVAAYLASAVAPLLSVLDIRNVIFTGPRDVVDQALAQALHEALALRSHTARASDFRLVLSEDPEHLVLRGSAVNVLFHELGIA is encoded by the coding sequence GTGCTGTCACACGGCAGCGCCATTTTGCCCTCCCATGGACGGGAACACAATCTCTCGCTGGTCCTGCAAACCCTGGCAGACCAAGGCGCCCTGAGCCGTGCAGATCTAGCACGCGCCACCGGGCTGACCCGTGTCACCGTCTCAGAGCTGGTAGCCGAACTGCTCCACCGGTCCCACGTCATCGAGACCGGGACGCAAGAAGGCAAGCGCCCGGGCAAGCCATCCACCCTGGTCGATCTGAACCGCCCTGGACTGCGGATTATCGGCGTAGACCTCTCCGGGATAATCCCCTTCAGGGCAGCCATCATGGATCTGGACGGGGTCATCCTGCAAAGCTTCTCGTCCCAGGGACGCGGAGCAACCGGCCAGGACGCGGCAGACCAGCTCTTGGAATTGCTCGACACCGCATTAGCGCAATGCCAGGTCCCCGTACTGGGCATCGGCATCGGCTCCCCCGGAGTCGTGACCGATAAGGGCATTGTCCTCTCAGCCGAAAAGTTCGGTTGGCGCGATTACGACCTGCGTTCTGCAGTCGAGCAGGCGACCGGCATCAGCACCCATGTACTCAATGACGCGGACTGCGCAATTCTCGCCGAGCACACTTTCGGCCAGGGCAGCGGCCATATGATCCTGCTGCGCCTGGGCCGTGGCGTGGGTTGCGGTGTCATCACCCATAACACCTTGGTGCGAGGAGCCGGATTCGCCGCCGGCGAGCTGGGCCATGTGCGGCTGCACGCCCAAGACACCGCCGAATGCAGCTGCGGGAATATCGGCTGCTTGGAAACCTGCATTTCGCTGCCTGCCATCTGGAAGGCGCTCTCCGAGGGACAGCCGAAAAACCAGCTGGACCAGCAGGTCGCGGCCTACCTTGCCAGCGCTGTCGCTCCGCTGTTGTCGGTCCTGGACATACGCAATGTCATTTTCACCGGCCCCCGCGATGTCGTCGACCAGGCGCTGGCCCAAGCACTGCACGAGGCCCTGGCCTTGCGATCGCATACGGCGCGCGCTTCCGACTTCCGCCTCGTGCTCAGCGAAGATCCAGAGCATCTGGTCCTTCGCGGCAGCGCAGTAAACGTGCTGTTCCACGAGTTGGGAATTGCCTAG
- the gatB gene encoding Asp-tRNA(Asn)/Glu-tRNA(Gln) amidotransferase subunit GatB → MSNYTDELVDFDTALDRYDPVLGFEVHVELNTKTKMFSDAPNAFGDAPNTNVTPVDLGLPGVLPVVNKTAVEYSILIGLALNCQIAQKCGFARKNYFYPDTPKNFQTSQYDDPIAFDGYLDIELEDGEVFRVEIERAHMEEDAGKLTHMGGATGRIQGADYSLVDYNRAGVPLVEIVTKPIVGAGKRAPELAKAYVAAVREIVKNLGVSDAKMERGNVRCDANVSLMPKGADKFGTRTETKNVNSLRAVEHAVHFEIERHAAVLDSGAKIVQETRHWHEDTRSTTSGRPKSDADDYRYFPEPDLVPIVTTAEWVEELRGRLPEPPAERRKRLKAEWGYADKEFRDVVNAGVLDEIEQTIAAGASAAVARKWWMGEIARLAKAADKDIADLGVTPATIVELNSLIEAKKINDKIARQVLEFVIAGEGTPSEIVEKRSLAVVNDDGALGKAVDDAMAAMPDVVEKIKGGKMQAIGALMGPVMKATRGQADAGRVREIVMEKLGL, encoded by the coding sequence ATGAGCAACTACACCGATGAACTGGTCGACTTCGATACGGCACTGGATCGCTACGATCCGGTCCTGGGCTTCGAAGTCCACGTTGAGCTGAACACCAAGACCAAGATGTTCTCCGATGCGCCCAACGCTTTCGGCGATGCCCCGAACACCAACGTCACCCCGGTGGACCTGGGCCTGCCCGGTGTCCTGCCGGTGGTCAACAAGACCGCCGTGGAGTACTCCATCCTGATCGGCCTGGCACTGAACTGCCAGATCGCGCAGAAGTGCGGCTTTGCCCGCAAGAACTACTTCTACCCGGATACCCCGAAGAACTTCCAGACCTCCCAGTACGATGATCCGATTGCCTTCGACGGCTACCTGGACATCGAACTGGAAGACGGCGAAGTCTTCCGCGTCGAGATCGAACGCGCCCACATGGAAGAAGACGCTGGCAAGCTGACCCACATGGGCGGCGCCACCGGACGCATCCAGGGTGCGGACTACTCGCTGGTGGACTACAACCGCGCTGGTGTTCCCCTGGTGGAAATCGTGACCAAGCCAATCGTGGGCGCCGGCAAGCGCGCCCCCGAGCTGGCCAAGGCCTACGTGGCCGCAGTGCGCGAAATCGTGAAGAACCTTGGCGTTTCCGACGCCAAGATGGAACGCGGCAACGTGCGTTGCGATGCCAACGTTTCGCTGATGCCAAAGGGCGCAGACAAGTTCGGTACCCGTACCGAAACCAAGAACGTGAACTCCCTGCGCGCGGTGGAGCACGCGGTGCACTTCGAGATCGAGCGCCACGCGGCAGTACTGGATTCCGGGGCGAAGATCGTCCAGGAAACCCGCCACTGGCATGAGGACACCCGTTCCACCACTTCGGGTCGCCCGAAGTCGGATGCCGATGACTACCGCTACTTCCCGGAGCCGGACCTGGTGCCTATCGTCACCACCGCCGAATGGGTTGAAGAGCTGCGCGGCCGTCTGCCGGAGCCTCCTGCTGAGCGCCGCAAGCGCCTGAAGGCCGAGTGGGGCTACGCGGACAAGGAATTCCGCGACGTGGTCAACGCTGGTGTGCTCGACGAGATCGAGCAGACCATTGCCGCTGGCGCCAGCGCCGCGGTGGCCCGCAAGTGGTGGATGGGCGAGATCGCCCGCCTGGCCAAGGCCGCGGACAAGGACATCGCCGATCTGGGCGTAACTCCTGCGACCATCGTTGAGCTGAACTCGCTGATCGAAGCGAAGAAGATCAACGACAAGATCGCCCGCCAGGTCCTGGAATTCGTCATCGCTGGCGAAGGCACCCCGAGCGAAATCGTCGAGAAGCGCAGCTTGGCTGTTGTGAACGACGATGGCGCCTTGGGCAAGGCCGTGGATGATGCCATGGCTGCCATGCCTGATGTGGTCGAGAAGATCAAGGGCGGCAAGATGCAGGCCATCGGTGCGCTGATGGGCCCTGTCATGAAGGCTACCCGCGGACAGGCCGACGCCGGCCGCGTGCGCGAAATCGTGATGGAGAAGCTGGGCCTCTAA
- a CDS encoding SRPBCC family protein codes for MAVYFECVTHADAPCAELFEKSLSIDAHTGSMAESGEQAVAGVTSGSIGLGEQVTWRAKHFGIPFRMTSRISDLQAPRTFTDQQVRGPFKSFHHVHDFHELEHGTLMVDKIHFSAPLGPLGWLAERLVLGWYMPKLIRIRNEYLVKMQG; via the coding sequence ATGGCCGTTTACTTTGAATGCGTTACGCACGCAGACGCCCCCTGCGCCGAGCTCTTTGAAAAATCGTTGAGCATCGACGCGCATACCGGCTCCATGGCCGAGTCTGGAGAACAAGCCGTGGCCGGGGTTACCAGCGGAAGCATCGGCTTGGGCGAACAAGTCACCTGGCGTGCCAAGCATTTCGGCATTCCATTCAGGATGACTTCACGGATTTCTGATCTGCAGGCCCCGCGCACCTTCACCGACCAGCAGGTGCGCGGGCCATTCAAGTCCTTCCACCACGTCCATGATTTCCATGAGCTGGAGCATGGAACATTGATGGTGGACAAGATCCATTTCAGCGCCCCGTTGGGTCCGTTGGGATGGCTGGCAGAACGCCTCGTACTTGGCTGGTACATGCCCAAGCTCATTCGGATCCGCAACGAGTATTTGGTCAAGATGCAAGGCTGA
- the gatC gene encoding Asp-tRNA(Asn)/Glu-tRNA(Gln) amidotransferase subunit GatC — protein sequence MSAISREDIVHLAHLAHIEMSDAELDKMTGELDAIVGAIASVSEVAASDVPATSHPIPLTNVLREDTVGQTLSIEEVLLNAPDSDSDRFKVPAILDGE from the coding sequence ATGTCTGCCATCAGCCGTGAGGACATTGTGCATCTGGCACACCTTGCCCACATCGAGATGAGCGACGCAGAGCTGGACAAAATGACCGGTGAACTCGACGCTATCGTCGGTGCCATCGCGTCCGTCAGCGAAGTCGCCGCCTCCGACGTCCCAGCCACCAGCCACCCGATCCCGCTGACCAACGTGTTGCGTGAAGACACGGTGGGGCAGACGCTGAGCATTGAAGAAGTTCTGCTCAACGCGCCGGATTCGGACTCGGACCGCTTCAAGGTCCCGGCAATTCTGGATGGTGAATAA
- the gatA gene encoding Asp-tRNA(Asn)/Glu-tRNA(Gln) amidotransferase subunit GatA, with product MVNNPVNELIKLSATELAAKLRAGETTSVEAVQAHLDRITEVDGTLNAFLHVNAEEALAVAAEVDAIRAAGGSEAEALHPLAGVPIAIKDLIVTKGQPTTAASKMLEGWMSPYDATVIEKIRAAKLPMLGKTNLDEFAMGSSTEHSAYGVTRNPWDLNRIPGGSGGGSAAAVASFEAPLALGTDTGGSIRQPGAVTGTVGVKPTYGAVSRYGAIAMASSLDQIGPVSRTVLDSAYLQELIGGHDPKDSTSLPKDLEGLVSAAESGAAGDLTGLRIGVVKELQGEGYQDGVQARFDESLELLKAAGAQIVEVSCPNLKYALGAYYLIMPSEVSSNLAKFDGVRFGHRVLPEEGPMTIERVMGSTRAAGFGDEVKRRIILGTYALSAGYYDAYYGSAQKVRTLIQRDFDAAFEQADVLVSPTTPTVAFELGANDNDPLAMYLNDVATIPANLAGIPGITVPGGLSENLPVGIQFLAPAYEDARLYRAGAALETLLEKQWGHSLISQAPAIDTASIAQEA from the coding sequence ATGGTGAATAATCCCGTGAATGAACTGATTAAGCTTTCCGCCACTGAGCTGGCCGCCAAGCTGCGCGCTGGCGAAACCACTTCCGTCGAAGCAGTCCAGGCCCACCTGGACCGCATCACCGAGGTTGATGGCACCCTGAACGCCTTCTTGCACGTGAACGCCGAAGAAGCGCTGGCGGTAGCCGCAGAAGTTGACGCCATCCGTGCCGCCGGCGGCTCCGAAGCCGAAGCACTGCACCCGCTGGCCGGCGTGCCCATCGCCATCAAGGACCTGATCGTCACCAAGGGACAGCCAACCACCGCGGCATCGAAGATGCTCGAAGGCTGGATGAGCCCTTACGACGCGACCGTGATCGAGAAGATCCGCGCGGCCAAGCTGCCAATGCTGGGCAAGACTAACTTGGATGAATTCGCCATGGGTTCCTCCACCGAGCACTCCGCCTACGGCGTGACCCGCAACCCGTGGGACCTGAACCGCATTCCCGGTGGTTCCGGCGGCGGTTCGGCCGCCGCGGTGGCTTCCTTCGAGGCTCCGCTGGCGCTGGGCACCGACACCGGCGGCTCCATCCGCCAGCCAGGGGCGGTCACCGGCACCGTGGGCGTGAAGCCTACCTACGGTGCGGTTTCGCGCTACGGTGCCATCGCCATGGCCTCTTCGCTGGACCAGATCGGCCCGGTCTCCCGTACCGTGCTGGACTCGGCCTACCTGCAGGAACTGATCGGCGGGCACGACCCGAAGGATTCCACCTCGCTGCCCAAGGACCTCGAAGGCCTGGTGTCCGCCGCTGAATCCGGTGCCGCTGGCGACCTGACCGGCCTGCGCATCGGCGTGGTCAAGGAATTGCAGGGAGAGGGCTACCAGGATGGCGTGCAGGCACGCTTCGACGAGTCCCTGGAACTGCTCAAGGCAGCCGGCGCTCAAATTGTCGAGGTTTCCTGCCCTAACCTGAAGTACGCACTGGGTGCCTACTACCTGATCATGCCTTCGGAAGTCTCCTCCAACCTGGCCAAGTTCGACGGTGTGCGCTTTGGGCACCGCGTGCTTCCAGAAGAAGGCCCGATGACCATCGAGCGCGTCATGGGTTCCACCCGTGCCGCCGGCTTCGGCGACGAAGTCAAGCGCCGCATCATCTTGGGCACCTACGCCCTGTCGGCCGGCTACTACGATGCCTACTACGGCTCGGCGCAGAAGGTCCGCACCCTGATCCAGCGCGACTTCGACGCCGCTTTCGAGCAGGCTGACGTGCTGGTTTCCCCGACCACGCCAACCGTGGCTTTCGAGCTGGGCGCGAACGACAACGACCCGCTGGCCATGTACCTCAACGACGTGGCCACCATTCCGGCCAACCTCGCTGGCATCCCGGGCATCACCGTGCCTGGCGGCCTGTCCGAGAACCTGCCGGTGGGCATCCAGTTCCTGGCTCCGGCCTACGAAGATGCCCGCCTGTACCGTGCCGGCGCAGCACTGGAAACGCTGCTGGAAAAGCAGTGGGGCCACTCGCTGATTTCGCAGGCACCAGCCATTGACACCGCTTCGATCGCGCAGGAGGCCTAG
- a CDS encoding sugar phosphate isomerase family: protein MKTMPASSSVEHVPTHCVTQGLGTILDAGRLVLVAIGAGKANAIAAAVEGPISASCPGSVLQLHQDAVVVVDEAAAAGLKLREYYDDAAEELTIVDLAVH from the coding sequence GTGAAGACAATGCCCGCTTCTTCGAGCGTCGAGCACGTCCCGACCCACTGCGTCACCCAGGGGCTGGGCACCATTTTGGATGCCGGCCGCTTGGTTCTGGTTGCCATCGGAGCGGGCAAAGCCAATGCTATCGCAGCAGCGGTAGAGGGACCGATCTCGGCTTCTTGCCCAGGTTCGGTGCTGCAGCTGCACCAGGACGCCGTGGTGGTTGTCGACGAAGCAGCAGCCGCAGGGCTGAAGCTGCGTGAATACTACGATGACGCGGCCGAAGAGCTGACCATTGTAGACCTCGCCGTCCACTAA
- a CDS encoding GNAT family N-acetyltransferase gives METSQGWNSIDQAQQYGENLLRDAVIDLRESEQEDFAHMAGWWNAPAWAVLQQRTIKPRPEAPLAEMFAQWSRNIPYSGDAGFSIFERGTGTFIGHITLHGGVLPHRAAELAVMIGPDFVGQGFGTRAIKLMTGYGFRELGLHRISLCVAVFNPRAIRSYEKAGFTLEGRQREVYFHNGQFHDQVLLSLLSHEYFARQG, from the coding sequence ATGGAGACATCCCAGGGATGGAACAGCATTGATCAGGCCCAGCAGTACGGCGAAAATCTCTTGCGCGATGCCGTCATTGATTTACGCGAATCTGAGCAGGAAGACTTCGCGCACATGGCCGGTTGGTGGAACGCCCCGGCTTGGGCAGTGCTCCAGCAACGCACCATCAAGCCACGCCCCGAAGCTCCGCTGGCGGAAATGTTCGCTCAGTGGAGCCGCAACATCCCCTATTCAGGTGATGCCGGGTTCAGCATTTTCGAGCGCGGCACCGGAACCTTCATCGGGCACATCACCTTGCACGGCGGCGTGCTTCCGCATCGTGCCGCCGAACTGGCGGTGATGATCGGCCCGGACTTCGTAGGCCAGGGGTTCGGCACCCGCGCGATCAAGCTCATGACCGGATACGGTTTCCGCGAACTGGGGCTGCACCGGATCAGCCTGTGCGTGGCAGTGTTCAATCCCCGAGCTATCCGGTCATACGAAAAGGCCGGGTTCACCCTCGAAGGGCGCCAACGCGAGGTGTACTTCCACAACGGCCAATTCCATGACCAGGTGTTGCTCAGCCTGCTGTCCCACGAATATTTCGCTCGGCAGGGTTGA
- a CDS encoding maltokinase N-terminal cap-like domain-containing protein, translated as MGIVYNTTMSPTKVELVTQWLKEQDFYAGQGAPELENIGGFRLEDPRGEVGIELLIFADHSDTSDVVYHVPLTYRDAPLEGAETYLLGTSDHAILGERFIYDAAGDPVFAAQARELLAGKVSAQHRHESFTEDPRITLCADTAGKDAVIIRRPVASKPAQAGVLGIWENALGQELSGLVLRTA; from the coding sequence ATGGGAATCGTCTACAACACCACTATGTCTCCAACCAAGGTCGAACTTGTGACCCAGTGGCTTAAGGAGCAAGATTTCTATGCCGGCCAAGGCGCACCGGAACTGGAGAATATCGGGGGATTCCGACTAGAAGATCCCCGCGGAGAAGTGGGAATCGAACTGCTGATTTTTGCAGATCATTCCGACACCTCCGATGTGGTCTACCACGTGCCGTTGACCTATCGCGATGCGCCTTTGGAAGGTGCCGAGACATATCTTCTGGGCACCAGCGATCACGCGATCTTGGGGGAGCGTTTCATTTATGATGCTGCCGGAGATCCGGTCTTCGCCGCCCAAGCCCGTGAACTGCTCGCCGGCAAGGTCAGTGCGCAGCACCGCCACGAATCGTTCACCGAAGATCCGCGGATCACGCTGTGCGCCGACACCGCAGGGAAAGACGCTGTGATTATCCGCCGTCCCGTTGCCAGCAAACCTGCCCAAGCAGGGGTGCTGGGGATCTGGGAGAACGCACTGGGCCAGGAACTGAGCGGTTTGGTATTGCGCACAGCATAA
- a CDS encoding GNAT family N-acetyltransferase, giving the protein MTDAQTFSFSTGDLSIELAAPEHYQRVGELTAESYFAAGHFDSPDNQYLQFVRKVAERAAQTEIYVVRRAGEIIGSMTLIRAGSEYADIARADELEIRMLSVDPAVQRSGVGRFMVQASIERARLLPGINAVSLTTGSSWKTARNLYESMGFTHFPERDWVVPNTEIKLVVYAYSL; this is encoded by the coding sequence ATGACTGACGCGCAAACCTTTTCATTCAGCACTGGCGATTTGTCGATCGAGCTGGCGGCTCCCGAGCACTACCAGCGTGTGGGGGAGCTGACCGCAGAATCCTATTTTGCTGCCGGTCATTTCGACAGCCCGGATAACCAATACCTGCAATTCGTGCGCAAGGTGGCCGAGCGTGCAGCCCAGACAGAAATCTATGTGGTGCGCAGGGCCGGCGAGATCATCGGTTCCATGACCTTGATCCGTGCAGGCAGCGAGTATGCGGACATCGCCAGAGCGGACGAGCTGGAAATCCGCATGCTCAGTGTAGATCCGGCAGTGCAGCGCAGCGGTGTCGGACGGTTCATGGTGCAGGCCTCCATCGAACGAGCCCGGCTTCTTCCCGGAATCAACGCAGTCTCCTTGACCACCGGCAGCAGCTGGAAAACTGCCCGCAACCTGTATGAGTCGATGGGTTTCACGCACTTTCCAGAACGCGACTGGGTCGTGCCCAACACCGAGATCAAATTGGTTGTCTACGCCTACAGCCTGTAG